A genomic window from Gossypium hirsutum isolate 1008001.06 chromosome D10, Gossypium_hirsutum_v2.1, whole genome shotgun sequence includes:
- the LOC107915093 gene encoding DEAD-box ATP-dependent RNA helicase 15 isoform X1 gives MGEIKDNDAYEEELIDYEEEDEKAPDSACTKAADSAKKGYVGIHSSGFRDFLLKPELLRSIVDSGFEHPSEVNTNHAMQWNKFIFALAKLMNVSEDESQLSAIARKGSGSACRSLFGGFVKWIMGKIFWTHEHAVAVLYQP, from the exons ATGGGGGAGATAAAGGACAACGACGCCTACGAGGAAGAGCTTATCGACTacgaagaagaagatgaaaaagccCCTGACTCTGCCTGCACTAAGGCTGCTGATTCTGCTAAGAA GGGGTATGTTGGAATTCATAGTTCGGGATTCAGAGACTTTCTGCTGAAACCAGAGCTGCTTCGATCTATTGTGGATTCTGGTTTTGAACATCCTTCCGAAG TTAATACAAACCATGCTATGCAGTGGAATAAATTCA TTTTTGCACTTGCAAAGCTTATGAATGTCAGTGAAGATGAGAGTCAACTTTCTGCTATAGCTAG gAAAGGTTCAGGCAGTGCTTGTCGGAGTTTGTTTGGTGGATTCGTTAAGTGGATTATGGGAAAA ATTTTTTGGACTCATGAACATGCTGTTGCAGTTCTATATCAACCTTAA
- the LOC107915093 gene encoding DEAD-box ATP-dependent RNA helicase 15 isoform X4: MGEIKDNDAYEEELIDYEEEDEKAPDSACTKAADSAKKGYVGIHSSGFRDFLLKPELLRSIVDSGFEHPSEVNTNHAMQWNKFIFALAKLMNVSEDESQLSAIARFRQCLSEFVWWIR; the protein is encoded by the exons ATGGGGGAGATAAAGGACAACGACGCCTACGAGGAAGAGCTTATCGACTacgaagaagaagatgaaaaagccCCTGACTCTGCCTGCACTAAGGCTGCTGATTCTGCTAAGAA GGGGTATGTTGGAATTCATAGTTCGGGATTCAGAGACTTTCTGCTGAAACCAGAGCTGCTTCGATCTATTGTGGATTCTGGTTTTGAACATCCTTCCGAAG TTAATACAAACCATGCTATGCAGTGGAATAAATTCA TTTTTGCACTTGCAAAGCTTATGAATGTCAGTGAAGATGAGAGTCAACTTTCTGCTATAGCTAG GTTCAGGCAGTGCTTGTCGGAGTTTGTTTGGTGGATTCGTTAA
- the LOC107915093 gene encoding DEAD-box ATP-dependent RNA helicase 15 isoform X3 produces the protein MGEIKDNDAYEEELIDYEEEDEKAPDSACTKAADSAKKGYVGIHSSGFRDFLLKPELLRSIVDSGFEHPSEVFALAKLMNVSEDESQLSAIARKGSGSACRSLFGGFVKWIMGKLFPKAAVANWIF, from the exons ATGGGGGAGATAAAGGACAACGACGCCTACGAGGAAGAGCTTATCGACTacgaagaagaagatgaaaaagccCCTGACTCTGCCTGCACTAAGGCTGCTGATTCTGCTAAGAA GGGGTATGTTGGAATTCATAGTTCGGGATTCAGAGACTTTCTGCTGAAACCAGAGCTGCTTCGATCTATTGTGGATTCTGGTTTTGAACATCCTTCCGAAG TTTTTGCACTTGCAAAGCTTATGAATGTCAGTGAAGATGAGAGTCAACTTTCTGCTATAGCTAG gAAAGGTTCAGGCAGTGCTTGTCGGAGTTTGTTTGGTGGATTCGTTAAGTGGATTATGGGAAAA TTATTTCCAAAAGCGGCAGTGGCCAATTGGATCTTCTGA
- the LOC107915093 gene encoding DEAD-box ATP-dependent RNA helicase 15 isoform X2, protein MGEIKDNDAYEEELIDYEEEDEKAPDSACTKAADSAKKGYVGIHSSGFRDFLLKPELLRSIVDSGFEHPSEVNTNHAMQWNKFIFALAKLMNVSEDESQLSAIARKGSGSACRSLFGGFVKWIMGKLFPKAAVANWIF, encoded by the exons ATGGGGGAGATAAAGGACAACGACGCCTACGAGGAAGAGCTTATCGACTacgaagaagaagatgaaaaagccCCTGACTCTGCCTGCACTAAGGCTGCTGATTCTGCTAAGAA GGGGTATGTTGGAATTCATAGTTCGGGATTCAGAGACTTTCTGCTGAAACCAGAGCTGCTTCGATCTATTGTGGATTCTGGTTTTGAACATCCTTCCGAAG TTAATACAAACCATGCTATGCAGTGGAATAAATTCA TTTTTGCACTTGCAAAGCTTATGAATGTCAGTGAAGATGAGAGTCAACTTTCTGCTATAGCTAG gAAAGGTTCAGGCAGTGCTTGTCGGAGTTTGTTTGGTGGATTCGTTAAGTGGATTATGGGAAAA TTATTTCCAAAAGCGGCAGTGGCCAATTGGATCTTCTGA